In the Podospora bellae-mahoneyi strain CBS 112042 chromosome 4, whole genome shotgun sequence genome, one interval contains:
- the atg12 gene encoding Ubiquitin-like protein (COG:U; BUSCO:EOG09265EKJ; EggNog:ENOG503P5PA) translates to MASSPSPSRPTADDTNTSPPASPVLEGRDSPDLPLTMTASTVLMTLPRDATTALAAAGAFPQEKVIVRFRPVGAAPAVPRAQVKVSSSYKFESVVAHLRRSLKVRDTDSVFLYINSTFAPSLDEVVGNLWRCFKDSENRLNVSYSITPAFG, encoded by the exons ATGGCATcctcaccttcaccctcccgcCCGACAGCGGACGACACCAATACGTCACCACCGGCATCCCCTGTTTTGGAAGGTCGTGACTCTCCGGATCTGCCCCTCACCATGACAGCATCCACAGTTCTAATGACCCTGCCCCGTGATGCCACAACTGCCCTCGCCGCTGCCGGAGCCTTCCCTCAGGAGAAAGTCATCGTGCGTTTCCGGCCTGTCGGAGCAGCCCCGGCCGTACCTCGAGCGCAGGTCAAGGTTTCCAGCAGCTACAAGTTTGAGAGTGTTGTAGCCCATCTGAGGAGATCTCTCAAGGTCAGGGATACAGACAGTGTGTTTCTCTACATTAATAGCACCTTTGCCCCGTCACTAGACGAGGTAGTGGGCAACTTATGGAGG TGCTTCAAAGACTCGGAAAACAGACTGAATGTGTCCTACTCGATTACTCCTGCGTTTGGATAG
- the ECM31 gene encoding cell wall biogenesis and architecture protein (COG:H; EggNog:ENOG503NV9A; BUSCO:EOG09263FTE) translates to MYLSSLSSVARRSGATLSRGTRPPPTTLSTTSTLNTTTPFASVFRQKHASNQQTRSSSHSPMGTPPTNPRKKVTIGTLRAMHKRGEPITMITAHDFPSAHVADAAGMDMVLVGDSLAMVALGMEDTSEVLLEEMLLHCRSVARATRAAFTIGDLPMGSYEIAPEQALETAIRFVKEGRMQGIKLEGGKEMAPTIAKITRAGIPVLGHVGLTPQRQNALGGFRVQGKTSDGAMKVLEDALAIQEAGCFAMVLEAVPAEVASIITDKLSVPTIGIGAGNGCSGQVLVQVDMTGNFPPGRFLPKFVKKYGDVWSESLRAIETYRDEVKSRQYPAPEHTYPIPKDELEAFAETVKDV, encoded by the exons ATGTACCTATCATCACTGTCCTCAGTTGCTCGGAGGTCGGGCGCTACCCTTTCCAGGGGcacacgaccaccaccaacaacactatcaacaacatcaacactcaacaccacaacacccTTTGCCTCTGTATTCCGCCAAAAACATGCATCAAATCAGCAAACCAGAAGCAGCTCCCACTCCCCTATGGGCACgccacccaccaacccccgcAAAAAGGTCACCATCGGTACCCTCCGAGCCATGCACAAGAGGGGTGAGCCTATCACCATGATCACTGCCCATGACTTCCCCAGCGCCCATGTAGCAGATGCCGCCGGCATGGACATGGTCCTCGTCGGCGACAGCCTTGCCATGGTGGCCCTCGGCATGGAAGATACATCAGAGGTTCTTCTGGAAGAGATGCTGTTACACTGTCGATCCGTTGCACGTGCCACCCGAGCTGCCTTTACT ATTGGTGACCTTCCCATGGGCTCATACGAGATCGCCCCGGAACAGGCTCTCGAGACAGCCATCCGGTTTGTCAAAGAGGGCCGCATGCAAGGCATCAAGCTTGAAGGCGGCAAAGAGATGGCTCCCACCATTGCCAAAATCACCAGAGCCGGCATTCCAGTACTTGGCCATGTAGGCCTCACTCCTCAACGGCAGAATGCCCTGGGTGGTTTCAGAGTCCAAGGCAAGACGTCTGACGGTGCTATGAAGGTGCTGGAAGATGCACTCGCCATTCAAGAAGCCGGGTGCTTTGCCATGGTCCTGGAGGCAGTCCCTGCCGAGGTGgcatccatcatcactgATAAGCTCTCTGTTCCAACTATTGGCATTGGTGCTGGAAACGGCTGCTCTGGTCAGGTGCTTGTGCAGGTCGACATGACGGGCAACTTTCCCCCTGGAAGGTTCCTCCCCAAGTTTGTCAAGAAGTATGGCGATGTCTGGTCAGAGAGTCTCCGGGCCATTGAGACTTATCGAGACGAGGTCAAGAGTCGGCAATATCCTGCCCCTGAGCACACGTACCCGATTCCAAAGGACGAGCTCGAGGCGTTCGCGGAGACGGTCAAGGATGTGTAA
- the ubc8 gene encoding ubiquitin-conjugating enzyme E2 H (EggNog:ENOG503NUH5; COG:O) yields the protein MRVVGTIGRSFTCGSRGLLRVCDICGVWKVHVELPDQYPYKSPSIGFVNRIFHPNIDELSGSVCLDVINQTWSPMFDMINIFEVFLPQLLRYPNPTDPLNGEAAALLMREPKSYDIKVKEYVQKYASKEAADDAGAESEDDDDLSSVASFDDDDEEQQPAGKMDDV from the exons ATGCGAGTGGTGGGAACGATAGGCAGGAGTTTTACGTGCGGTTCAAGGGGCCTACTGAGAGTATGTGATATCT GTGGTGTCTGGAAGGTTCATGTCGAGCTCCCTGATCAGTACCCGTATAAGTCGCCGAGTATTGGGTTCGTGAACAGGATTTTTCACCCTAATATTGATGAGCT GTCTGGATCGGTCTGCCTCGACGTCATCAACCAAACCTGGTCGCCCATGTTCGACATGATCAATATTTTCGAAGTTTTCCTCCCGCAGCTGCTGCGCTACCCGAACCCGACGGATCCGCTGAatggggaggcggcggcgctgtTGATGAGGGAGCCGAAAAGTTATGATATCAAGGTCAAGG AGTACGTCCAGAAATACGCCAGCAAAGAAGCAGCCGACGATGCCGGTGCCGAAagcgaagacgacgacgatctGTCCTCGGTGGCGAGtttcgacgacgacgatgaggaacAGCAGCCAGCTGGTAAGATGGATGATGTATAG
- the saf4 gene encoding Protein saf4 (EggNog:ENOG503NUV9; COG:S), which translates to MQGFNMGRYVPPDLEGLLTSGNPLHKKHPLGPRASKPGLLTVRFEMPFPIWCATCPQPTLIPQGVRFNASKSRSGSYHTTPIYTFTLRHPPCSGTITIQTDPKNTDYVVLSGARRQNVATSTDDLVTTSIKTQREKEEERETAFGKLEKTIADREQARDATVRIDELRDSNERLWEDPFTANRRLKREIKADRMRESLVEEIRTNTRAMKDPFLVAFGDNKSSRDKGGGLLPGLKKRKRGAEDEGDKPIPAPAPTQPEDTLAGGGKGELKPTAPAGQRALLVSYDSDSA; encoded by the exons ATGCAAGGCTTCAACATGGGCCGCTACGTCCCCCCAGACCTCGAAGGCCTCCTCACCTCAGgcaaccccctccacaaaaAACATCCCCTCGGCCCCCGCGCCTCCAAACCCGGCCTCCTCACCGTCCGCTTCGAGATGCCCTTCCCCATCTGGTGCGCCACCTgcccccaaccaaccctcatcccccaagGCGTCCGcttcaacgcctccaagTCTCGCTCCGGCTCCtaccacaccaccccaatctacaccttcaccctccgccatcccccTTGCTccggcaccatcaccatccagaCCGACCCCAAAAACACAGACTATGTCGTTCTCTCGGGCGCCCGGAGACAAAACGTCGCTACCTCGACTGATGATTTAGTCACGACGAGCATCAAGACGcagagggaaaaggaagaggagagggagacggcGTTTGGGAAGCTGGAAAAGACGATTGCGGATAGGGAACAGGCGAGGGATGCGACGGTTAGGATAGATGAGTTGCGGGATAGTAATGAGAGGCTGTGGGAGGACCCGTTTACTGCCAacaggag gttgaagagggagattAAGGCTGAcaggatgagggagagtttggtggaggagattaGGACAAATACCAGGGCGATGAAAGACCCGTTCTTGGTTGCTTTTGGGGACAACAAAAGCAGCAGGGacaaggggggtggtttgcttCCTGGgttgaagaaaaggaagcgGGGGgcagaggatgagggtgataAACCGataccggcaccggcaccgacgcAGCCAGAAGATACCCTCGCTGGAGGTGGCAAAGGGGAGCTTAAGCCGACAGCACCTGCAGGGCAGCGTGCTCTACTCGTGAGTTACGACTCTGACTCGGCTTAA
- a CDS encoding hypothetical protein (CAZy:GH43; COG:G; CAZy:CBM91; EggNog:ENOG503NY3G): protein MRHFSERLTTLKLVTMKSLLLLGLSARLSASLGHAANSTIYNPIFPGFYPDPSCIFVPECDDTFFCASSSFNAFPGIPIHASKDLQNWKLIGHVLNRKEQLPRLAETNRSTSGIWAPTIRFHNETFWLVTTLVDDDRPQADFTRWDNIIFKGKDPYDPASWSNAIHFNLTGYDPEPFWDVDGKAYINAAHAWQVGPYIEQAEVNLDTGEVGEWNVIWNGTGGLAPEGPHIYHKDGWYYLLAAEGGTGVNHMVTMARSKNVSGPYESYVNNPVLSNANTSSLFQTVGHADLFHDGNGNWWGVALSTRSGPEYIHYPMGRETIMTAVSWPEGEYPVWTPISGEVSSWPLPPAALDIKGVGPFVNHPTPEILTFSNDTALPAHITHWRYPNPSSFTISPPEKPNTLRINPSNINLTALNGNYAGPGGQSFISRRQQDTLFTFSVDLDFSPTAIEEEAGVSAFLTQNHHLDIGIVLLPPSASTATLLPGQPAGQEEEALIPQIRFRGESYVPVPKPIIAPVPKAWRDGKLRLEIKAANRTHYSFSVGPAGRQSLMQTLLYASNEPVSWGFTGVLLGVYATNNGRNGTTPAYVSNWQYLPQGQFRD, encoded by the exons ATGAGACATTTCTCAGAGAGATTGACAACGTTGAAGTTGGTTACCATGAAGTCACTCTTATTACTGGGCTTGTCAGCCCGTCTCTCAGCTTCGTTGGGGCACGCGGCCAACTCCACCATCTACAACCCGATATTCCCGGGCTTCTATCCGGATCCAAGTTGTATATTTGTCCCTGAGTGTGATGATACCTTTTTTTGTGCTTCGTCGAGCTTCAATGCCTTTCCAGGAATTCCTATTCACGCGAGCAAGGACCTGCAGAACTGGAAGCTGATTGGGCATGTACTGAACCGCAAGGAGCAACTCCCCAGGCTGGCGGAGACGAATAGATCGACCAG TGGCATTTGGGCACCAACCATCAGATTTCACAATGAAACTTTTTGGCTTGTCACGACACTGGTAGATGATGACCGCCCTCAGGCAGATTTTACCAGATGGGATAAC ATTATCTTCAAGGGCAAGGATCCGTACGACCCAGCCTCCTGGTCGAATGCCATCCACTTCAATCTTACTGGTTACGATCCTGAGCCTTTTTGGGATGTGGATGGAAAGGCTTACATCAACGCCGCCCATGCATGGCAAGTTGG ACCTTACATTGAACAAGCGGAAGTCAACCTTGACACAGGAGAAGTTGGCGAATGGAACGTCATATGGAACGGAACCGGCGGCCTTGCCCCTGAAGGACCGCATATCTACCACAAGGATGGATGGTATTATCTCCTGGCTGCAGAGG GTGGAACTGGTGTTAACCACATGGTCACGATGGCTCGCTCAAAGAATGTTTCTGGACCCTACGAGTCATATGTGAACAACCCGGTCTTGTCCAATGCCAATACCTCAAGTCTTT TCCAAACCGTAGGCCATGCGGATCTCTTTCATGATGGCAATGGAAACTGGTGGGGTGTTGCTTTGTCCACTCGCTCAGGTCCTGAATACATACACTATCCCATGGGACGGGAAACCATCATGACGGCTGTATCCTGGCCTGAGGGAGAGTACCCAGTTTGGACACCCATCAGCGGTGAAGTGAGCAGTTGGCCCCTGCCGCCTGCGGCACTGGATATCAAAGGGGTGGG GCCATTTGTCAACCATCCGACACCCGAAATtctcaccttctccaacgATACCGCTCTCCCAGCCCATATCACGCACTGGCGTTACCCCAATCCATCCTCCTTTACCATCTCGCCGCCTGAGAAGCCAAACACTCTGCGAATCAACCCTTCGAACATCAACCTGACCGCTCTGAATGGGAATTACGCCGGCCCAGGTGGTCAGAGCTTCATCTCGCGCCGACAGCAAGACACCCTTTTCACTTTCTCCGTCGACCTTGACTTTTCTCCCACAGCcatcgaagaagaagccggtGTATCAGCTTTCTTGACACAGAACCACCATCTCGACATTGGGATCGTGCTGCTGCCTCCAAGTGCCAGCACTGCGACTCTCTTGCCGGGACAGCCCGCGggacaagaagaggaggctcTGATTCCGCAGATCAGGTTCAGGGGGGAATCCTACGTACCTGTTCCGAAGCCCATCATTGCCCCTGTGCCCAAGGCTTGGAGAGATGGAAAACTGAGGCTGGAAATCAAGGCTGCGAATAGGACTCATTACAGCTTCAGTGTTGGGCCAGCGGGGAGACAGAGCTTGATGCAGACTTTGTTGTATGCGAGTAATGAGCCTGTTAGTTGGGGGTTTACTG GGGTGCTCCTTGGCGTGTATGCCACGAATAACGGGAGAAATGGGACGACACCGGCATATGTCTCGAACTGGCAGTATCTGCCTCAGGGGCAGTTCAGAGACTAA
- a CDS encoding hypothetical protein (COG:G; EggNog:ENOG503NXBD): protein MSVDRIRAIDKIEKFPPPVDDDENKHELGVSLQPYTSSQHGPRNQDRRGSTLLGDVIIEIDPVVEKRVRRKFDKTLVVLVFLAYMLAFLDRSNIGNAQNAGMGDDLGFDDEHYQWLLTIFYIPYILFEGFALMWKIMPPHIWATITVATWGLASTLQSAAPNWQSLMVCRWFLAMAEAGFAPGVPYLLSFFYRRRELGLRCGIFLSAAPLATTFAGALAYAITSTPSPPLPPWRLLFLIEGLPTLILAIILYFHLPSSPTTAPVLTPTELSVAKARLSLHTPQQGQTPTGWRSISPREILSTFESLQTLLPSLMYFSLNVSFSSLPVFLPSILSSMSLSPNTSTAQGLTAPPYLLSFLICILSTYLADKTQQRGLTIICLSLVGGAGYVLLATLPEHLVSVRYFSVFLAAGGVFPSIANVLPWTLNNQGSDTKRGVGIAVLNMVGQCGPLLGTRLFPEGDRPGYTKGMVVCAVFMFVNAGLAAGLRWHFARKNKRLEERERAQVVLRVGDGGRREDGEREGMVGFRYVL, encoded by the exons ATGTCCGTCGACAGAATAAGAGCAATTGACAAGATTGAAAAGTTCCCACCGCCTGTGGACGACGATGAAAATAAGCATGAGCTCGGTGTTTCTCTCCAACCTTATACTTCTAGCCAACATGGACCCAGAAACCAGGATAGACGAGGCAGCACCCTACTGGGCGACGTCATTATCGAGATCGACCCTGTTGTTGAGAAGCGGGTCAGGAGGAAGTTTGACAAGACGCTGGTCGTGCTGGTGTTTCTGGCTTATATGCTTGCCTTTCTTGATCGGTCCAATATTGGGAATGCCCAGAATGCGGGAATGGGCGATGATCTTGGGTTTGACGATGAGCACTATCAGTGGCTGCTCACCATATTCTACATACCGTATA TCTTGTTTGAAGGCTTTGCCCTCATGTGGAAGATCATGCCTCCTC ATATCTGGGCCACCATAACAGTAGCAACCTG GGGCCTCGCCTCAACCCTCCAATCCGCCGCCCCCAACTGGCAATCCCTCATGGTCTGCCGCTGGTTCCTCGCCATGGCCGAAGCCGGCTTCGCCCCCGGCGTCCCCTACCTCCTATCCTTCTTCTACCGCCGCCGCGAACTCGGCCTCCGCTGcggcatcttcctctccgccgcccccctCGCAACAACCTTCGCCGGCGCCCTCGCCTATGCCATAACCagcaccccttccccccctctcccgccctGGCGCCTCCTCTTCCTAATCGAAggcctccccaccctcatcttagccatcatcctctacttccacctcccctcctcccccaccaccgccccggTCCTCACCCCAACCGAACTTTCCGTCGCCAAAGCCCGTTTATCCCTCCACACCCCCCAGCAGGGTCAAACCCCCACCGGCTGGCGAAGCATCTCCCCCCGGGaaatcctctccacctttGAAAGTCTGCAaaccctccttccctccctaATGtacttctccctcaacgtctccttctcctccttaCCTGtattcctcccctccatcctctcctccatgtccctttccccaaacacctccACCGCACAGGGTCTCACCGCCCCGCCTTATCTCCTCTCCTTTCTCATCTGCATCCTGTCCACTTACCTCGCCGACAAAACCCAGCAACGCGGCCTGACAATCATTTGTCTTTCCCTCGTCGGTGGGGCGGGGTACGTGCTACTAGCAACCCTGCCAGAACACCTCGTTTCGGTCCGGtatttttctgtttttttggctgctgggggtgTCTTTCCTAGTATAGCCAATGTCCTTCCGTGGACGTTGAATAACCAGGGGAGCGACACCAAACGGGGGGTGGGAATCGCGGTGCTGAATATGGTCGGGCAGTGCGGGCCGCTGTTGGGGACGAGGCTGTTCCCCGAGGGGGACAGGCCTGGGTATACAAAGGGGATGGTGGTCTGTGCGGTGTTTATGTTTGTTAATGCCGGGCTggcggcggggttgaggtggCATTTTGCAAGGAAAAATAAGaggctggaggagagggagagggctcAGGTGGTAttgagggtgggggatggagggaggagggaagatggggagagggaggggatggttGGGTTTAGGTATGTTTTGTGA
- a CDS encoding hypothetical protein (CAZy:GH16; COG:G; EggNog:ENOG503P1FB), with the protein MLSKFLTLALAASMVSAQTYTDCDPTKRSDCPARKAVGSKPVNIDFRQGKNKFFKEAEGTKLTYDKDLGAVFSIANENQAPTIGSDAYIFFGQVDVVLRAAPGPGVVTSFVLQSDDLDEIDWEWLGGDNAQVQHNYFSKGCTETYDRGGFSPVADPIGAFHTYTIKWTSEQLDWIIDGQVVRTLKNTGIEGCAGYPQSPMQIKLGTWVAGRKDAPQGTIEWAGGLADFSNGPSDGYYQSLKIIDYMGGHKEATEYQYGDKSGTWQSIKVIGSSGVVSSSSSVTSKATTKTATSATTLQTVTSSTALGATNGTLTTDATTTPTSTTEEVTETETAIPTGAAGKVALSNMAAMGAAAVLGYLVL; encoded by the exons ATGCTTTCCAAGTTTCTCACTCTGGCGCTCGCCGCCTCCATGGTCTCTGCCCAGACTTACACTGACTGTGACCCCACCAAGAGAT CCGACTGCCCTGCCCGCAAGGCCGTTGGGTCCAAGCCCGTCAACATTGACTTCCGTCAGGGCAAGAACAAGTTCTTtaaggaggccgagggtaCCAAGCTCACCTACGATAAGGATCTCGGCGCTGTTTTCTCCATTGCCAATGAGAACCAGGCCCCCACGATCGGCAGCGACGCCTACATCTTCTTCGGCCAGGTCGATGTTGTTCTGAGGGCTGCCCCAGGTCCCGGTGTCGTCACCAGCTTCGTGCTCCAGTCTGACGACCTTGATGAGATCGATTGGGAGTGGCTCGGTGGGGATAATGCCCAGGTGCAACACAACTACTTCAGCAAGGGCTGCACCGAGACGTACGACCGCGGTGGATTCTCTCCCGTCGCCGACCCCATTGGCGCTTTCCACACCTACACCATCAAGTGGACCTCGGAGCAGCTCGACTGGATCATTGATGGCCAGGTCGTCCGCACGCTCAAGAACACCGGCATTGAGGGCTGCGCTGGTTATCCTCAGTCCCCCATGCAGATCAAGCTCGGTACCTGGGTTGCCGGTCGTAAGGATGCTCCCCAGGGCACCATCGAGTGGGCTGGTGGTCTTGCCGACTTCTCTAACGGACCCTCTGACGGGTACTACCAGAGCCTCAAGATCATCGACTACATGGGTGGCCACAAGGAGGCTACCGAATATCAGTATGGCGACAAGTCTGGCACCTGGCAGAGCATCAAGGTTATTGGGAGCAGCGGTGTTGtttccagcagcagcagcgtcacctccaaggccaccaccaagactgcCACTTCTGCCACCACTCTTCAGACCGTGACCTCTAGCACTGCTCTCGGCGCTACTAATGGTACCCTCACTActgatgccaccaccacccccaccagcaccaccgagGAGGTCACCGAGACCGAGACTGCCATCCCCACCGGTGCCGCCGGCAAGGTTGCCCTCAGCAACATGGCCGCCATGGGTGCCGCCGCTGTTCTCGGCTACCTTGTTCTCTAA